The segment TTTTGTTTCTCCCGGATTATTATCTACGCTAAAGACTAATAACAAAGCTATTAATGTTCTTGGGAGTATTTATGCCAATGAGAACGGCTGGGAGAACTGTTTGCTTTTAAATACGAATAAAAATGTAGTAGAAGCACTTAATGGCAATTTGTTTCTGGTCAAGGGAGAAATGGTTAAAACCCCACCATTAGAAGACGGCTGTTTAAAAGGTGTCATGAGAAAGCAGATTATGGATGTTATTTTAAATTCTGGGGATTATATTTTGGAAGAAGCGTCTATTTCACCATTTGAATTGCAAAAAGCTGACGAGCTATTTATTACAAACGTGATGGTGGGCATTCAACCTGTATTAAAATATCGTAAAAAGGAATTTTCAACTAAAATTTCGGAAGATCTATTAAAGCGATTAAATACGAAGTTAAGACTGTCTTAATTATAACTTGGGTTTTCTGGTGCATTAGACCAAAGAGAATAGTCACCACCAAGCTCCAGCATTTTTTCTTT is part of the Formosa sp. Hel1_31_208 genome and harbors:
- a CDS encoding aminotransferase class IV, with product MINFNGDLIQDSSFISSENRGYKYGDAVFETIKVVHGKLLFWEDHYFRLMASMRIMRMDIPMSFTMEFLEEEILKTLEANSLLKSTARVRFNIDRGDGGKYLPVGETVNYNVRVETFNEDFYSISKDKSYAVDLYKDFFVSPGLLSTLKTNNKAINVLGSIYANENGWENCLLLNTNKNVVEALNGNLFLVKGEMVKTPPLEDGCLKGVMRKQIMDVILNSGDYILEEASISPFELQKADELFITNVMVGIQPVLKYRKKEFSTKISEDLLKRLNTKLRLS